The genomic interval TTGTGATCTCGACAAAACAACTTTTGTTATGTCATGATCATGATATTCCCTTATGAAAAATTCAAATTGGATTCCCATAGGAAAAATAATTCTCGTTGGAAATATTACATTGGATTCCCATTGTGAATTAGCCCCCCCATGAACACTTAAAAACCATGAGATTGTAATGGGACTCTCATTGGAATCCAATGGGTTTCCTATTGGAAATTAACAAGAATATCATTGGTTTCATTGTATTACTCATATTCCCATTGGATGTTAATGGGTTATTCATTGGTTATTCATTGTTTTGTTGTGTGGGTATTTCATGGGATTTATTTAACATTGCCATAGTATTAGAAAAGATCATCTAGCACAAAAAatgttaatttaatttattttattctgCTTTTGGCTTCAGTTGGTTGACAACGTCCTTTTGCTTGTAGGCCATGGCAGTCCATGTTGAGGCCTTGTCCAACCCCTCAAAACATCTCTGGaaatgagctgaaattaaaataaaacacAAATCTTAATAACGACAAACACTACATGAGCAAAAGTAtgcggacacctgctcatcgaacatctcattccaaaatcataggcttTGCTGGTATAACGGCCTCCACTCTTcatggaaggctttccactagatgttgagacattgctgcagagacttgcttccattcagccacaagggcattagtgaggtcgggcactgatgttgggcgattaggcctggctcgcagtcagcgttccaattcacaCCAAatatgtttgatggggttgaggtcagggctctgtgcaggccagtcaagttcttccacaccgatctcgacaaaccatttctgtatggatctcgctttgtgcacgtgggcattgtcatgctgaaacaggaaagggcctcccCCAAACGGTTGCcagaaagttggaagcacagaatcgtctagaatgtcattgtatgctgtaccattaagatttcccttcacaggaactaaggggcctagcccaaacattgaaaaacagccccagacgaTTATTTCGGGTTTTCAAgtgaaatggaaagagagcctgtgaaGCAACTTCCGATTTTGGATGTTAACAAGGCGACACTCAATCTTAACTCCTctacatttactggattggttgaacagtgcagaagagaacctcctcTGACCAGTATGTAGGAGATCTAGTTTCAGGCATTTcctttacgcctgctacgttaggttagaaTAAGTAAAACTCCCATGAGCTTTTAGGTTATATAATTCTGGCAGACATAATTACATACTACTTCATGTGATAAAAGTTAATTGTATTCACAATGAAGATGGGGGACTGTGAAGACCCCTGATGTATTGATATATCACTTGAAAAACATCTTTCTCTGTGACAATACAGAAATGGGTCAGTCCCAGAAACTTGTCAAGTTGGCAAATAGAGACCTGTATAAATACCTTCTAAACAAATCCAGTGAATTCATGGGCTGCCGACAAGATTCCAGTATGTGATTTTTGGCCCAGGCCTTGTCACTTTTACTGGGTATAGCTGCTGAATGGAGGGCTTTTTCCAGAAACTGTGATGGGTTTAAAGAACAGCTTCAAAATGCGAGCTTTATACTGGGTTCAGATTCTCAGAAGAGGGCTGAGACTCTGTGACAGCTAAAAGGTTGGCTAGTCCTAGAACACAGCTCCAGTTGCTGTCATTTTCTTGCACATTTCACAGAGCTACAAATCACAAGGCATTGAAATAagagatatatacagtactagtcaaaagcttggacacacctactcattcaagtttttatttttattgtttttactattttctacattgtagaacaatagtaatgatatctaaactatgaaatcacacatatggaatcatgaggtaaccaaaaaagtgttaaacaaatcaaaatatgttttatattatgaggtattcacctggaatgcatttcaattaacaggtgtgccttgttaaaagttcatttgtggaatttatttccttcttaatgcgtttgagccaatcaattgtgttgtgacaaggtaggggtggtatacagaagaaagccctatttggtaaaaagtccatattttggcaagaacagctcaaataagcaaagagaaatgacagtccatcattactttaagatgaAGGTCagtaaaatgtcaagaactttgaaagtttcttcaagtgcagtcgcaaaaaccatcaagcgctatgatgaaactggctcttatgaggacagccacagtaaaggaagacccagagtcacctctgctgcagaggataagttcattagagaaaattgcagctcaaataaatgcttcacagagttcaagtaacagacacatctcaacatcaactgttcagaggagactgcgtgaatcaggccttcatgctcAAATTTCTGCaacgaaaccactactaaaggacaccaataagaatcagagacttgcttgggccaagaaacatgagcaatggacattagaccagtggaaatctgtcctttggtctgattaatccaaatttgagatttttggttccatttagaattagaatttaaggcacacatatttaacatggctaccacagcattctgcagcgatacgccatcccatcaggTTTGCACTAAGTGCAACTatcattgtttttcaacaggacaataacccaaacatacctccaggctgtgtaagggctatttggccaAGAAGGAGATTAACCCGACCtcaacaatcacccgacctcaacccaattgagatggtttgggatgagttggaccacagagtgaaggaatagcagccaacaagtgatcagcacatgtgggaactccttcaagactgttggaaaagcattcctcatgaagctggttgagagaatgtgcaaagctgtcatcaaggcaaagggtggctactttgaagaacatcAAATCTAAAACtttaaaactttttgggttactactttattctacatgtgttatttcctagttttgatgtcttcactattattctacagtgtagaaaataatacaaataaagaaaatcccttgaactGAGGACCTGTgtccacttttgactggtactgtatatattttatatttaattcTGAATTCTAATGAACATCAATTGTTTTGTAAACAACAACACATTTATATGTTTTCAATTCCaaataccatgcattttgttGCCACATGTCTAGACTAGGGAACATGGTCTGCTATCACTCAAGCCATCACTGCCATCTACAGATGAACAGTGAAAGTTCAGATCCTTTGCTTCACAATAAATGTGATAGTAGTTTTCACTTTTAAAggacatttaaaatgtattaattactATCCTGTGTTTATACAAACTAAAGGACTGTATATTCATAAAAATAGCTAATTGTGAAATATGTGTTAAAAATATCTAATTGCTTGAGTCCATAAAATACATTGAATAAAATAATGAATGTTGCTTTGTTACTGCCACTCAAAGTCACTTAGATAGAACAAGGTCAGAGCAGGGTGTACACAAAGTATGAGGGGCATGTAGGAGGGGCAAATAAAACCAAAGTAGCTGGATAAAACATTCATACCTAATGACTTAGCTATTTCTACTGTAGCCTACCTGGGATCACACTAGAAGCACCATGGACATCATCACTGCAATTTTAATAATTGGCTTTGCTGCCTTGATTGCAGCCTCCTTCTGGTAATTGGTCTACTGTATTCTGAGCTGATGAATTCAGAAATTCCTCAAGGGGTTGCAAATTGAGGGAAACTGCATGTAGTTCATGGCATGTTTGTTGGCATAGCAATTGTGGTGTGTATCTATCTATGGAATTGTTAGTGCTTATTATTTGATGTTTTCTGCAGTCAAATCACGTTCAAATCTCTGAAAAAATAATTGATTTAATTTATTCCTTGGTGAAAAGAAAAACATCTTCGTGCTTGAATACTATTAAAAAGAGAACTCAGCTCTTTTAAAAGATGTTTGTCCTTTCAATGTACTCTAACCACTGATAAACTTCAATGGTGTTGATAAGAGAACAATAAATTACAAAAAGTCAGTCATTGTTCGGGTAAGGACACTCAAGCAGAGTTttcacagtactgtactgtagtccaCCTTCTGGTAAAACCTTAACTGTGTCACTGGTTATTCATTATGTTGTTGCATTCATTGTTGCTTAGTGTGCAAGCAACAAGAAAAGCAAAGCTATATTGTGGCAATTGGAAAATATTTCACCTCACAATGGTTCATGTTAACCTTATTTCTAAGTTCGGCTGTCATCAGGTCAGGTTCCCCAGGTAGTTCAGAAGACGGTTCCTGGTCATTATAAGACCAGTTCCCCCTATACTACGTGTGACGGATCTCACCTTCTCTGAGGTGCCTGTCAGAGTGTATGAGCCCACAGCTGGCTCACTGGGCCTGAGGAAGGGCCTGGTGTATTTCAATGGTGGAGGATGGGCATTGGGTAATTTGGGTAAAAAGATAAGAAAAACATGATGTCTAGATAATGTTGCTTATTTATCTTACAATAGGGGCCTGCtcatataaaaaaagaaaaaagtttAATTCTCTGTTTACTCTAGTCTAACACTAATGTTCTGTTTCTTGTGATCAGATAATGCTGATGAGGTCTGCAGGCACATTGCCAAAGAGCCTGAAACCACAGTGGTTTCTGTTGGGTAACTTTTACTTTCTGACTCACTGACTCAAAATGTGCTTCCAAAGCAGATCAATATAGTGAAAAGGGCTGTGAAGTTGTCAAAGACATGTTGCTCCTTTCTCTACCCTCTTTAGATACCGGCTTATCCCTGAACATCAGTATCCCACTCAGCTGGATGACTGAGACTGCAACGTGTCACTTCCTGTCTGTGGCAGAGGCAGAGTTCGGGGTGAACCCAGGAAGAGTGGCAGTCGGGGGTGATAGTGCTGGGGGAAACCTGGCAGCCATACTGTGACAGCGTCTGGCCAAGAGAAAGAATGGACATCTGCTGTCTCCCTGTGCCCAGGTCCTCATCTACCCAGCTTTGCAGATGGCAGATTTCAACCTGCCTTCATACCAGCAGAATCATGCTGGGCCCATATTGTTCTGTGGCCGGATGGCATTCTACTTCCTGCAGTATCTCAACGGGGACACGTCAGTGTGACAGGATGTGCTGGAGGGGAACCACATCCATGCTGAGATGAGGCTGGCCTTCAAGGAGTGGTTTTCCCCAGAACACCTCCCTCCTGAGTCTAGGGTGCGGTGCCACCGCCAGCATGTACACTCAGACTTAGACTACAACAGGGAGGTGTACCACAAAATCAAAGACCGTCTGGATCCGGAGGTGTCCCCGCTCCTGGAGGATGACACTGTTATCCGTCTGACCCCACCGGCCTTTATCCTGACCTGTGTGTACGACATGCTGAGGGATGTTGGGATCCTGTACAGGAAGTGGCTGCTGGACCTGGAACTGGAAGTCACATGTCATCACATGCCAGACCGCTTCCTTAGACTAATGGAATAAAAAAATAGGCTGGTTAACCTTCCCATCTGCAACATAGGCTGTAGATATAACTTTAAACTACGTAAAAACGTATAAAAATTATATAGGGATTATTTCGAGATTAGATTTTTCATGTTCCTGGCAAGTGACTTTGTTCTGTTTACAGGCAAAGCTAATAAACTCCTACACAGCTTAGTACATATTTTACTCTTATTTTAATCAGTTAAGGCATTCATTTTCATTTCTACAGAAAGATGCATCCAATTatattcattatgatttaaatTAAGACGTGTATTGCATGTATGAGCTATATGCTAACTGCTGCAGAATTCTCTGACATTCAAAAATACAGCACTATACAGTACTGCACCAAGTGTTATCATAATGCAGGTCCTTTGCCTTCAATTTGCCTCCACTACTGTTCCACTATTCTGTTTCAGGTACAGAATGTTTGCTGTATCCATAGCAACCGAGCTCCTCTTCTTATGTCACAATGAGAGCAGGTGAAATGCACCATCATCCGTTCTGTTTGATCTAACTATGCTCTAATATTAGGACCAAACGAGCTCTTaatcagctgtatgtgacacCATGTGCAGTACCACATACAGTATGGGAAATCAGGAAAAGAGTTATGATAAATGGACCCAACCTGGCTGGAGAATAGAGCAGAAGTATGCAAACAAAGTTCTAATTGGCAACTGGGTGGAAGAGAAGTTTCAGGTAGGTTTTTAATCAAACGTTTATTTTGAGATTTTCAATTAATTGTTGTTGCTATCATGCATTGCCTGTGATGAATGTTGCTAATTCATCAAATAATGCAACATTTGGCAAGAGTCATCAAAAGTCATTATTAAGAGTTTTAATCACAGCAAAGCGTGGGTACAGCAGCCTTTCCTTTCGATCCAAATGAGATTCTCACAAGAAACACCTGCACTGAGTGTGAGAATGTGCTGTACCTCCTGCTTTCTGTAGCCAAAGATCTTCAACAAACTAGTTCAATGGCTGGTTTCCAATGGTTCTGCTGCTTCTCAGTCGGTTTGCAAATCTATACAAAAATAATTAGAGGGCTTCAGTTAATCTACATCAGCACAGACTCCAAGTGTGAGAGACTCAAGAGGCAGTCTAATTGCATTGACGCCAGGCAGGGCCGCGGGCTGCTGCTTCAGGTTCTGACTAGAGGGATGTCTTTAGAAATACTGTACAACAGCATGGATCGATGGTGAAGTGTGAGCTTTGCTGAGCTCAGCTTAAGTGGCTGAGcaatccctcctctcctcctctcaccccctcctcctcctcttcctgtctaTTTACCCTGTCTGTGCGAGACAGTTCACTCGAGAGTGTAAGACAGCCAACAGCACCAACCGTGCAGACTACCAGCCACAGAGGGACCACCGGCCAGACGTCATCCTCAGACGAGAGGCGCTGCGGAAAGCTGAGGTCAGTCTTACACAGCAGGATCATGATATCATTAGCATTAGCAAAATGCTAGTCAAGTTAGGCCTAAAAGTCTGTTAGAACAAAATCTAAACCTAGATTATTCGTATCCCCAGAGGTAATGAGCTAATCAATCAAAGAAACAGTGTGCCATCTGCCATTGTTTTAAAGCAATGGATGGCCAGTAGAATAGTGGGTTGCGGTGTGTTCCAGGGCCTTCCCGCTAAGCTGCTTCTCTCCCACCACGGCACGCTGCCCTCCCATTACCTGGTCACCCACTATGATGAGATGTATGGGCGCCAGGGCACCTCCACCCTGCCTGCCTTGCGCAACTGGCATCCAGACAGGCTGGCGTGGACGCCAGAGAAGTCTGACCACCCAAGCTTGGGTAAGAGAGGAAGTCAACATTAGAATGGCCCCTTTCTAAAGCATTGGTTCCACCAAGTTTTGAGTGCAAAACCCATACGGAACACAGCACCTTGGTTTGACAAACCCACTTTTATATGGTAAAAAATCATCGCACAGTATGTTTGAATTATAAAAAGCTTGTATTTACTTGACTGTGGCACAGAAAAATGTCAGCTGTAATTACAAACTAGTCTCAAGTAAAGAAAAACCGGGAAGAACAAAGATGCAGTGTTCAACAATTAAAGTTCAGGCAGAATAAATGGCCTTGGATTGTTCCAAATCTGTCACAGATATAATTAATGACTGCAGCACTGTAACAGctgagccctctctctctctccctcccttctcccttccaGCACCTCCAACTAACTTTGGCCTGGTGGAGTCTAGACAGGTCCGTCTGGACCAGCAGCAGTCCCCCCTCCCTGCGCTGAGTGTGTACAGGTCAGCGTACCAGAATTACCCACTCAGTGCTTTCTGCCAGCCCCGCTTCACCAGTGTGCCACGAGGCCACTCCAGTAAGCTCCATCCTGCCAATCGAATCAACAAGGACATGGATCTGAAACAACGGCCCTGCAGACAGGTCCCAGACAACTCAGTCTCCGCCAGcctcctccctcccctgtctGTTGTGTAGACACAGAGCTCGGGCCCTGAGATGGCGCGCCACACACGCTGTTTCGATACTCCGTGCTCAAAGTGGTGCTGTTTGaggatttcattttttattactcTAAGGCATGAAAAATTAAATGAAGCAGAACATATGGGATATCAAAAAACTTAGAAaattacggggggggggggggtgcatgcaGGAAGGGAAGGAGTGTCCGCAAAACACATCTGAACATTTAGGATAATCACATGCTAATTATTTTCCTCGCACTTAATATTTGCAATTCGCTGTTTCTCTATTTGCCGTTCTTATCTATTAAtgctctgtattatgtcatgtttcatgttttgtgtagacacaggaagagtagctgctgctttcgcaacagctaatggggatcctaataaaataccaaaataccaaatACCCTAGCCTAGATGCTTTGGAAATCAAAGAGAGTGTTGATGTCAGAGC from Salvelinus alpinus chromosome 2, SLU_Salpinus.1, whole genome shotgun sequence carries:
- the LOC139558519 gene encoding cilia- and flagella-associated protein 107-like yields the protein MCSTTYSMGNQEKSYDKWTQPGWRIEQKYANKVLIGNWVEEKFQFTRECKTANSTNRADYQPQRDHRPDVILRREALRKAEGLPAKLLLSHHGTLPSHYLVTHYDEMYGRQGTSTLPALRNWHPDRLAWTPEKSDHPSLAPPTNFGLVESRQVRLDQQQSPLPALSVYRSAYQNYPLSAFCQPRFTSVPRGHSSKLHPANRINKDMDLKQRPCRQVPDNSVSASLLPPLSVV